A region from the Triticum aestivum cultivar Chinese Spring chromosome 3D, IWGSC CS RefSeq v2.1, whole genome shotgun sequence genome encodes:
- the LOC123075421 gene encoding uncharacterized protein isoform X1: protein MSSSLPLPATRSVSAASLTAIVTCALSGICVEMARVLAARGARHPRRRSLLEPHPRRDHAPGHNFAADFADRGLPLNILLLLTLVWPRSSTKTTQPCVYAGDGDFRVRSRVDLPSRDAIDDKNSCNRDIITFPFCYMFIFIQIQLFTWRSGPQTFPSCSSLSCFQLNLM, encoded by the exons ATGTCCTCCTCCCTCCCGCTCCCGGCAACGCGCTCGGTCTCCGCAGCCAGCCTCACCGCCATAGTCACAT GTGCATTGAGCGGGATCTGCGTGGAGATGGCGCGGGTGCTGGCGGCACGCGGGGCACGGCACCCACGTCGCCGTAGCCTCTTGGAACCTCACCCCCGCCGAGACCATGCGCCAGGCCACAACTTCGCAGCCGACTTCGCTGACAGGGGCCTACCGCTCAACATCCTCCT GTTGCTGACTTTGGTCTGGCCAAGATCCAGCACGAAGACGACACAGCCATGTGTCTACGCTGGTGATGGGGACTTTCGGGTACGAAGTCGGGTAGATCTACCGAGTCGAGATGCGATTGATGATAAAAACTCATGCAACAGAGATATCATAACATTTCCATTTTGTTACATGTTTATATTTATTCAAATTCAGCTGTTTACATGGCGGAGCGGTCCACAGACGTTTCCTTCATGCAGCAGTTTAAGTTGCTTCCAATTAAATCTGATGTGA
- the LOC123075420 gene encoding uncharacterized protein, with product MAMSNHAAAAAGGPRSLQFRRCGQPPLVTDQPYLGRYGSYGNRFIVTDLSTLQSDGACRRALRRMLAELPQLRALRLTQDEWDDVVTANVVPQIVRVACGNGATRGFTFRFEMEVDRQFIYDERALLMACKERELGGGGRPDKCPICLVGLEGEPAVQPPRCPHTFHRRCILMWFCKATTCPICRCDVRFCALPEFLAL from the exons ATGGCGATGTCcaatcacgccgccgccgccgccggcggccca CGGTCCCTGCAGTTCCGCCGCTGCGGCCAGCCCCCGCTCGTGACGGACCAGCCGTACCTCGGGCGTTACGGCAGCTACGGCAACAGGTTCATCGTCACAGACCTCTCCACGCTCCAGAGCGACGGCGCCTGCCGCCGGGCGCTGCGCAGGATGCTGGCGGAACTGCCGCAGCTCCGGGCGCTCCGCCTCACCCAGGACGAGTGGGACGACGTCGTAACCGCTAACGTGGTGCCACAGATCGTCCGCGTGGCGTGCGGCAACGGCGCCACCCGCGGCTTCACCTTCCGCTTCGAGATGGAGGTGGACCGGCAGTTCATATACGACGAGCGGGCCCTCCTGATGGCGTGCAAGGAgagggagctcggcggcggcggcaggccggACAAGTGCCCGATCTGCTTGGTGGGCCTGGAGGGAGAGCCCGCCGTGCAGCCACCGAGGTGCCCGCACACGTTCCACCGCAGGTGCATTTTAATGTGGTTCTGCAAGGCGACAACGTGCCCAATTTGCCGCTGTGACGTGAGGTTCTGTGCCCTGCCGGAGTTTCTTGCTCTGTAG
- the LOC123075421 gene encoding uncharacterized protein isoform X2 — MSSSLPLPATRSVSAASLTAIVTCTFPHRSPFLGPLLSALSPPFGLDSLDSLLLGGALSGICVEMARVLAARGARHPRRRSLLEPHPRRDHAPGHNFAADFADRGLPLNILLLLTLVWPRSSTKTTQPCVYAGDGDFREEEGCSQEDGRKKQADSIRSSRTKKLEEA, encoded by the exons ATGTCCTCCTCCCTCCCGCTCCCGGCAACGCGCTCGGTCTCCGCAGCCAGCCTCACCGCCATAGTCACATGTACTTTTCCTCACCGTTCTCCCTTTCTTGGTCCtctcctctctgctctctctcccccGTTTGGCTTGGACTCACTGGATTCGCTACTGCTGGGAGGTGCATTGAGCGGGATCTGCGTGGAGATGGCGCGGGTGCTGGCGGCACGCGGGGCACGGCACCCACGTCGCCGTAGCCTCTTGGAACCTCACCCCCGCCGAGACCATGCGCCAGGCCACAACTTCGCAGCCGACTTCGCTGACAGGGGCCTACCGCTCAACATCCTCCT GTTGCTGACTTTGGTCTGGCCAAGATCCAGCACGAAGACGACACAGCCATGTGTCTACGCTGGTGATGGGGACTTTCGG GAAGAAGAAGGTTGTTCACAAGAAGATGGCAGGAAGAAGCAGGCTGATTCGATTCGATCCTCAAG GACAAAGAAGTTGGAAGAAGCATAG